One window of the Diospyros lotus cultivar Yz01 chromosome 12, ASM1463336v1, whole genome shotgun sequence genome contains the following:
- the LOC127814114 gene encoding transcription factor MYC2-like translates to MDEIMPSSTIQQRLKLLVDSGSQWWDYAIFWQARKDRNGPFVLSWGDGYFRGHDQYSKSGFELERRKASGGIQALFGDNSDTDGLIDGSGGGGDVTDPEWFYMASLNKSVASGEDLLHRTYISTGYVWLAGEHQLKFYNYERAQEAYAHGIQTLVCISTPLGVVEMGSSHIIKEDWGSMQLAKSLFASQHAGGDHPGQIPFFSDSGINPEEAFEEKQLDGSMMKRSSSSNSGPSTFEETSFPKSSMSIRSKKRGRKPATGRETPINHVEAERQRREKLNHRFYTLRSVVPNVSRMDKASLLADAVAYIKELKGKIEELEAKLRAKPQQEHPARIYNIIPDAYDNQSTSVTMEQCSGLSSSSYGMVPLEVDVKIMGSEGIVRVQCRDVNCPPARLMNVLRELEFQVHNASVSKVKELMLQDVVVRIPEGSLRSEKALRAAIITRLQK, encoded by the coding sequence ATGGATGAGATCATGCCTTCCTCCACCATTCAGCAGCGCCTCAAATTACTTGTTGATAGTGGAAGCCAGTGGTGGGACTATGCCATCTTCTGGCAAGCGAGGAAAGATAGAAACGGGCCTTTTGTTCTCTCGTGGGGTGATGGCTACTTCCGGGGACACGACCAATATTCCAAATCCGGCTTTGAGTTGGAGAGGAGGAAGGCATCCGGTGGAATTCAGGCACTTTTTGGTGACAATTCGGACACCGACGGCCTTATCGACGGcagtggcggcggcggcgatgTCACTGATCCGGAGTGGTTCTACATGGCGTCCTTGAACAAGTCGGTGGCCTCCGGAGAGGACCTTCTTCACAGGACTTATATTTCCACCGGTTACGTGTGGCTGGCCGGCGAGCATCAGCTGAAATTCTATAACTACGAGAGGGCACAAGAAGCCTATGCGCATGGCATTCAAACTCTGGTTTGTATTTCGACTCCACTCGGCGTAGTTGAAATGGGTTCCTCGCATATAATCAAAGAGGACTGGGGATCGATGCAACTGGCCAAGTCCCTCTTCGCCTCCCAACATGCCGGCGGCGACCATCCCGGCCAGATTCCATTCTTCAGCGATTCGGGGATCAACCCGGAAGAGGCCTTCGAAGAGAAGCAGCTCGACGGGAGCATGATGAAGAGGTCATCGTCGTCCAATTCGGGGCCTTCTACTTTTGAAGAAACTTCATTCCCAAAATCAAGCATGAGCATCCGATCCAAGAAGAGGGGGAGGAAGCCGGCGACCGGCCGGGAAACGCCGATAAACCACGTGGAGGCGGAGAGGCAGCGGAGGGAGAAGCTGAACCACCGATTCTACACGCTTCGGAGCGTCGTCCCGAACGTGTCGAGGATGGACAAGGCATCTTTACTCGCGGACGCAGTGGCATACATCAAAGAGCTGAAAGGGAAGATAGAAGAGCTGGAGGCCAAACTGCGAGCCAAACCCCAGCAAGAGCATCCGGCGAGAATCTATAATATTATTCCGGACGCGTATGACAACCAGAGCACGTCGGTGACGATGGAGCAGTGCTCGGGGCTATCTTCGTCGAGCTACGGGATGGTTCCGCTGGAAGTGGACGTGAAGATAATGGGATCGGAAGGGATAGTCCGGGTGCAGTGCCGGGACGTGAACTGCCCGCCGGCGAGACTGATGAATGTGCTGAGAGAGCTGGAGTTTCAAGTTCACAACGCCAGCGTGTCCAAGGTGAAGGAGCTAATGCTTCAAGACGTTGTGGTTCGGATACCTGAAGGGTCGCTCCGGAGCGAGAAGGCCTTGAGAGCCGCCATTATTACAAGGTTGCAGAAATAA
- the LOC127787581 gene encoding secreted RxLR effector protein 161-like, producing the protein MASIPYASAIGSIMYAMLCTRPNVAHALSVTSRYQSNPGEEHWIAVKGVLKYLRRTKDTFMVYGGGELKLECFTDSSFQSDVDDSKSVSGYVFTLNGGAVCWKSSKQETTADSTTEAEYIAASDAAKEAVWMRNFISALGVVPTIVDPVLVYCDNNGAIAQAKEPRSHQRSKHILRRFHLIREIIGRGDIKMEKVASAENVADPLTKPLSQQVFERHLEKMGLRYMGNWL; encoded by the coding sequence ATGGCATCTATACCCTATGCTTCTGCCATAGGTAGCATAATGTATGCTATGCTATGCACTAGACCTAATGTTGCACATGCTTTGAGTGTCacaagcagatatcagtctaatccaggtgaggAGCATTGGATAGCTGTGAAAGGagttcttaagtacttgagaaggacaAAAGACACTTTCATGGTATATGGAGGAGGTGAACTGAAATTGGAATGCTTTACGGATTCAAGTTTTCAGTCTGATGTAGATGACTCAAAATCAGTGTCTGGTTATGTATTCACCCTTAATGGTGGAGCAGtttgttggaagagttccaaacaagaaACTACTGCAGATTCTACCACTGAGGCTGAATATATTGCAGCATCTgatgctgcaaaggaagcagTTTGGATGAGAAATTTTATCTCAGCATTGGGAGTGGTTCCTACTATTGTTGATCCAGTTCTAGTTTACTGTGATAACAATGGTGCAATTGCTCAAGCAAAGGAACCAAGGTCCCATCAAAGATCCAAACACATATTGCGGAGATTTCATTTAATCCGTGAGATAATTGGCCGTGGTGacatcaaaatggagaaggTTGCATCAGCGGAGAATGTAGCAGATCCCCTTACGAAACCATTATCACAACAAGTTTTTGAAcgtcatcttgagaagatgggctTAAGATACATGGGAAATTGGCTTTAg